Genomic DNA from Shouchella patagoniensis:
AAGATAAATTTATCGTTGATGAACCAGTATCACAAAACAAAATTGATTGGGGTCCAGTAAATAAACCCATTTCCAAAAACACATTTAAACAATTGTACAACAAAGTGATACACTATTTACAACAAAAAGAGATACGCTATGCATCCACTGGATTTGCCGGTGCAGATCCTGCTTTTCAATTACCTATCACATATATAAACGAGTTTGCTTGGCATCACCTATTTGCTCGTCAATTATTTATTCGTGATGGAAATGTAAATGAATCAACACAAGACCCTTTCACCATTATATCAGCACCAACTTTTAAGGCAGACCCTGAAGTCGATGGTACAAATTCAGAAGCTTTTGTGATCATTTCTTTTGAAGAGCGTGTCATTTTGATTGGTGGTACAGAATACGCTGGTGAAATGAAGAAAGGGATTTTCTCCGTTATGAACTATTTGCTACCTGAAGCAGGCGTTTTGCCGATGCATTGCTCGGCTAATACGAATAATAATGGGGAAACTGCTCTATTCTTCGGGCTATCCGGAACTGGGAAAACCACACTATCTGCTTCAAATAACCGATCTTTAATTGGTGACGATGAGCATGGTTGGACAGAGACTGGAATCTTTAATATTGAAGGGGGATGCTACGCAAAGTGCATTAACCTCTCTAAGGAAAATGAACCACAGATTTGGAATGCGATTTCTTTTGGTGCTGTTTTAGAAAATGTTGCGCTGGACAGTTCCGGTAAACCGGATTACACAAAATCAACCTTAACTGAAAATACGCGTGCGGCATATCCGCTTGAAGCGATTCCAAACGCACTTACTCCAAGCGTCGCTGGCAGTCCTACAACGATTGTCTTCTTAACTGCTGACGCATTTGGCGTATTGCCGCCTATTAGTAAATTAACAAAAGAACAAGCGATGTACCACTTCTTATCTGGTTATACTAGCAAACTTGCAGGAACAGAACGAGGCGTAACCAAACCTGAAGCAACGTTTTCTGCTTGTTTCGGAGCGCCTTTCTTACCACTTAAACCTGAAACGTATGCAGCGATGTTAGGTGAGAAAATTGAAAAGGACGACGTCAAAGTTTTCCTTGTTAATACCGGTTGGACTGGAGGAAGTTTTGGAGTAGGTAGTCGGATGAAGCTTAACTACACACGTTCAATGGTTGAAGCAGCACTTCAAGGTGAATTGATCAATGTTGAGATGTCGGTTGACCCTGTATTTGGTCTTCATATGCCTGTACGTTGCCCGGGTGTGCCTGATGAGCTCCTTAATCCGCGCCATGCGTGGACCGATAAATTACTCTACGATGAAACAGCGCAAAAGTTGGCTGCTAAATTTAATGAGAATTTTAGACGCTTTTCTTCTGCAAAAGTAAGCATACAAAAAGCTGGGCCCCTTGTATAAATAAATAAAAACGAACAGTCTTCTTCATAGATGACTGCTCGTTTTTTGTTTCATCCAATTTGCCGCAGCTTGTACTGTTGCTGCTTGGTCTGTTGGCGGGAAGTGATGATTGAAATCAGGATATAACCACGTCTGTACTTTCTCGCCACTTCCTATATGATCAAGCACTTGATGGACGTGCTCAATAGAAACATGTTCGTCTTTTTCACCGTGTATCATTAATAATGCAGGGACAAGATGATTTAACTGCTTTAAAGGTGTACGCTCTTCATAGCGTTCTGGATACTTCCATGGTGAACCGCCTATGACACGTTTCATCATTCGCCTTAAATCAACACGTTCCTCGTAT
This window encodes:
- the pckA gene encoding phosphoenolpyruvate carboxykinase (ATP), which codes for MKILQGSAQLEQLLSSPKTVHQLSVPGLVEQALLHNEGELTETGALSVQTGLYTGRSPKDKFIVDEPVSQNKIDWGPVNKPISKNTFKQLYNKVIHYLQQKEIRYASTGFAGADPAFQLPITYINEFAWHHLFARQLFIRDGNVNESTQDPFTIISAPTFKADPEVDGTNSEAFVIISFEERVILIGGTEYAGEMKKGIFSVMNYLLPEAGVLPMHCSANTNNNGETALFFGLSGTGKTTLSASNNRSLIGDDEHGWTETGIFNIEGGCYAKCINLSKENEPQIWNAISFGAVLENVALDSSGKPDYTKSTLTENTRAAYPLEAIPNALTPSVAGSPTTIVFLTADAFGVLPPISKLTKEQAMYHFLSGYTSKLAGTERGVTKPEATFSACFGAPFLPLKPETYAAMLGEKIEKDDVKVFLVNTGWTGGSFGVGSRMKLNYTRSMVEAALQGELINVEMSVDPVFGLHMPVRCPGVPDELLNPRHAWTDKLLYDETAQKLAAKFNENFRRFSSAKVSIQKAGPLV